From a single Fusobacterium pseudoperiodonticum genomic region:
- the cysK gene encoding cysteine synthase A, which yields MIYNNLLDLIGNTPVVKVDFKDENIADVYVKLEKFNLSGSVKDRAALGMIEAAERDGLLKEGSVIIEPTSGNTGIALSLIGRLKGYKVVIVMPDTMSIERRSTLKAYGAELILTDGSKGIGEAIAVAEKLVVENPNYFMPQQFNNKANPEKHYETTGKEILDDFKVVDAFVAGVGTGGTLVGIGKRLKERSKDTKVIGVEPSTSAVLSGEAPGKHSIQGIGTGFVPENYDATVVDEVIKISSEEALEYAKKASHDFGLFVGISSGANIAAAYQVAKRLGKGKTVVTIAPDGGEKYLSIEAFLTK from the coding sequence ATGATATATAATAACTTACTAGATTTAATTGGGAATACACCTGTTGTAAAGGTTGATTTTAAAGATGAAAATATTGCAGATGTATATGTAAAACTTGAAAAATTCAATTTAAGTGGAAGTGTTAAAGATAGAGCAGCTTTAGGAATGATAGAAGCTGCAGAAAGAGATGGTTTATTAAAAGAAGGTAGTGTTATAATAGAACCTACATCAGGAAATACAGGAATAGCACTTTCGTTAATCGGAAGATTAAAAGGATATAAAGTTGTAATCGTTATGCCTGATACTATGAGTATAGAAAGAAGATCAACTTTAAAAGCATATGGAGCAGAACTTATCTTAACAGATGGAAGCAAAGGAATAGGAGAAGCAATTGCAGTTGCAGAAAAATTAGTTGTAGAAAATCCAAACTACTTTATGCCACAACAATTTAATAATAAAGCTAATCCAGAAAAACATTATGAAACAACAGGAAAAGAAATTTTAGATGACTTTAAAGTTGTGGATGCTTTTGTTGCAGGTGTTGGAACTGGAGGAACTTTAGTAGGAATAGGAAAGAGATTAAAAGAAAGATCAAAAGATACAAAAGTAATTGGAGTTGAACCTAGTACATCAGCTGTTCTTTCAGGAGAAGCACCTGGAAAACACTCTATACAAGGTATAGGAACAGGATTTGTTCCAGAAAACTATGATGCTACTGTTGTAGATGAAGTTATAAAAATATCTTCAGAAGAAGCATTAGAATATGCTAAAAAAGCTTCTCATGATTTTGGATTATTTGTAGGAATTTCATCAGGAGCAAACATTGCTGCAGCTTATCAAGTTGCAAAAAGACTAGGAAAAGGTAAAACAGTTGTTACAATAGCTCCAGATGGTGGAGAAAAATATCTATCTATCGAAGCATTTTTAACAAAATAA
- a CDS encoding MBL fold metallo-hydrolase, whose amino-acid sequence MIYYIYHSGFVLELEKSILIFDFYRIPTDKKNEEESFISKFIKRTDKKVYVFSSHSHSDHFNKEILKWLNLNENIKYILSDDIKIHKHKNFYFTKEGDSFELDNLKISTFGSTDLGSSFYVNVEDKNIFHSGDLHLWHWEDDTPEEEKTMYNAYMSELEKIKKLARIDIAFVPVDPRLGVNTLEGVELFYKVLKPKLIVPMHFSDDYSQMKNFIDNFKNIKDVEVIEIDESMKKILE is encoded by the coding sequence ATGATTTATTATATTTATCATAGTGGATTTGTGCTGGAGTTAGAAAAAAGTATTTTAATATTTGATTTTTATAGAATTCCAACTGACAAGAAAAATGAGGAAGAAAGTTTTATAAGTAAATTTATAAAAAGAACTGATAAAAAAGTTTATGTATTTTCTTCACATAGTCATAGTGATCATTTTAATAAAGAAATATTAAAATGGTTAAATTTAAATGAGAATATTAAATATATTTTAAGTGATGATATAAAGATACATAAACATAAAAACTTTTACTTTACGAAGGAGGGAGATAGCTTTGAACTAGATAATTTAAAGATAAGTACTTTTGGTTCAACAGATTTAGGTTCTTCTTTTTATGTTAATGTTGAAGATAAAAATATTTTCCACTCTGGAGACTTGCATCTATGGCATTGGGAAGATGACACTCCTGAAGAAGAAAAAACAATGTATAATGCCTATATGTCAGAGTTGGAGAAAATAAAAAAATTAGCTAGAATAGATATAGCCTTTGTGCCTGTAGACCCAAGATTAGGAGTTAATACACTAGAAGGGGTAGAATTATTCTATAAAGTTTTAAAGCCGAAATTAATAGTTCCTATGCATTTTTCTGATGACTATAGTCAAATGAAAAACTTTATAGATAATTTTAAAAATATTAAAGATGTCGAAGTTATAGAAATAGATGAGAGTATGAAAAAAATATTGGAGTGA
- the ribE gene encoding riboflavin synthase, which produces MFTGLVEEKGSVISLNSGDKSIKLKIKANKVLENVKLGDSIATNGVCLTVTEFSKDYFVADCMFETISRSNLKRLKAGDEVNLEKSITLSTPLGGHLVTGDVDCEGEIVSITQEGIAKIYEIKISRKYMRYIVEKGRATIDGASLTVISLTDDTFSVSLIPHTQEKIILGSKKVGDIVNIETDLVGKYIERFVHFDKLEEKENKKSKISREFLLENGF; this is translated from the coding sequence ATGTTTACAGGTTTAGTTGAAGAAAAAGGTAGTGTTATTTCTTTAAATAGTGGAGATAAATCTATCAAATTAAAAATAAAAGCAAATAAAGTTCTAGAAAATGTTAAACTTGGAGATAGTATTGCAACCAATGGTGTATGCCTGACAGTTACTGAATTTTCAAAAGATTATTTTGTTGCAGATTGTATGTTTGAAACTATTTCTAGATCTAATTTAAAAAGATTAAAAGCGGGAGATGAGGTGAATTTAGAAAAATCTATCACTTTGTCAACACCACTTGGAGGACATTTAGTTACAGGTGATGTGGATTGTGAAGGTGAGATTGTTTCTATCACTCAAGAAGGAATTGCTAAAATTTATGAGATAAAAATTAGCAGAAAATATATGAGATACATTGTTGAAAAGGGGAGAGCTACTATTGATGGAGCTAGTCTTACAGTTATTTCTTTAACAGATGATACTTTCTCTGTTTCATTGATACCTCATACACAAGAAAAAATAATATTAGGAAGTAAAAAAGTTGGGGACATTGTAAATATTGAAACTGACTTAGTTGGAAAATATATAGAAAGATTTGTCCATTTTGACAAACTTGAAGAAAAAGAAAATAAAAAAAGTAAAATTTCAAGAGAGTTTTTGCTTGAAAATGGTTTTTAG
- a CDS encoding GNAT family N-acetyltransferase, which yields MNDIVHYEGNGFYIYDDNKEILARLEYKRNGNTLIFDHTVVSDKLKGQGIAGKLLDVAVDYARKNDFKVHPVCSYVVKKFESGNYDDIKI from the coding sequence ATGAATGATATAGTTCACTATGAAGGAAATGGTTTCTATATATATGATGATAATAAAGAAATCTTAGCAAGACTTGAATATAAAAGAAATGGAAATACTTTAATTTTTGATCATACAGTTGTTTCAGATAAACTAAAAGGTCAAGGTATTGCAGGAAAACTTTTAGATGTTGCTGTAGACTATGCTAGAAAAAATGATTTTAAAGTTCATCCTGTTTGCTCTTATGTAGTAAAGAAATTTGAAAGTGGAAATTATGATGATATAAAAATCTAA
- the ribE gene encoding 6,7-dimethyl-8-ribityllumazine synthase yields MRVFEGKFNGEGIKIAIVAARFNEFITSKLIGGAEDILRRHNVEDDNINLFWVPGAFEIPLIAQKLAKSKKYDAVITLGAVIKGSTPHFDYVCAEVSKGVAHVSLESEIPVIFGVLTTNSIEEAIERAGTKAGNKGADAAMTAIEMINLIKGI; encoded by the coding sequence ATGAGAGTATTTGAAGGAAAATTTAATGGAGAAGGAATAAAAATTGCGATAGTTGCAGCTAGATTTAATGAATTCATAACATCTAAATTAATAGGTGGAGCTGAAGATATCTTAAGAAGACACAATGTAGAAGATGATAATATAAATCTATTTTGGGTACCAGGAGCATTTGAAATCCCTTTAATAGCACAAAAATTAGCTAAATCTAAAAAATATGATGCAGTAATAACTTTAGGAGCTGTTATAAAAGGATCTACACCACACTTTGATTATGTGTGTGCAGAAGTATCAAAAGGAGTTGCTCATGTAAGTTTAGAAAGTGAAATTCCTGTAATATTTGGAGTTTTAACAACTAACTCAATAGAAGAAGCTATTGAAAGAGCAGGAACAAAAGCAGGAAACAAAGGAGCAGATGCTGCCATGACTGCTATTGAAATGATCAATTTAATAAAAGGAATCTAA
- a CDS encoding bifunctional 3,4-dihydroxy-2-butanone-4-phosphate synthase/GTP cyclohydrolase II has protein sequence MIYKIEDVLEDIKNGIPLIIVDDENRENEGDLFVAAEKATYESINLMATYARGLTCTPMSSEYAVRLNLDPMTARNTDAKCTAFTVSVDAKEGTTTGISIADRLTTIKKLADINSVASDFTRPGHIFPLIAKDNGVLEREGHTEATVDLCKICGLAPVSVICEILKDDGTMARMDDLEVFAKKHNLKIITIADLIKYRKKTQELMKVEVVANMPTDNGTFKIVGFENHIDGKEHIALVKGDVAGKEGVTVRIHSECFTGDILGSLRCDCGSQLKTAMRRIDRLGEGVILYLRQEGRGIGLLNKLRAYNLQEEGMDTLDANLHLGFGADMRDYAVAAQMLKALGVKSIKLLTNNPLKINGIEEYGMPVVEREEIEIEHNKVNKVYLKTKKERMGHLLKIK, from the coding sequence ATGATTTACAAAATTGAGGATGTATTAGAAGATATTAAGAATGGTATTCCTCTAATAATAGTAGACGATGAAAATAGAGAAAATGAAGGAGACCTTTTTGTTGCAGCTGAAAAAGCAACTTACGAAAGTATTAATCTTATGGCAACATATGCAAGAGGTTTAACTTGTACACCAATGTCAAGTGAATATGCAGTTAGACTAAACTTAGATCCTATGACTGCAAGAAATACTGATGCTAAATGTACAGCTTTCACAGTATCAGTTGATGCAAAAGAAGGAACTACAACAGGAATTTCAATAGCTGATAGACTTACAACAATTAAAAAATTAGCTGATATAAATTCTGTAGCTAGTGATTTTACAAGACCTGGACATATATTTCCATTAATTGCAAAAGATAATGGAGTTCTTGAAAGAGAAGGACATACTGAAGCAACAGTTGATTTATGTAAAATATGTGGACTTGCACCTGTATCTGTAATCTGTGAAATTTTAAAAGATGATGGTACTATGGCAAGAATGGATGATTTAGAAGTTTTTGCTAAGAAACATAATTTAAAAATTATTACTATAGCAGATTTAATAAAATATAGAAAGAAAACTCAAGAATTAATGAAAGTTGAAGTTGTAGCTAATATGCCAACTGACAATGGAACTTTCAAAATAGTTGGTTTTGAAAATCATATTGATGGTAAAGAACATATAGCACTTGTTAAAGGTGATGTTGCTGGAAAAGAAGGAGTTACTGTTAGAATACACTCTGAATGTTTCACAGGGGATATTCTAGGTTCTTTAAGATGCGATTGTGGTTCTCAACTTAAAACTGCAATGAGAAGAATTGATAGACTTGGAGAAGGAGTTATCCTTTATCTGAGACAAGAAGGTAGAGGAATAGGACTTTTAAATAAATTAAGAGCTTATAACCTACAGGAAGAAGGAATGGATACACTAGATGCAAACTTACATCTTGGATTTGGTGCAGATATGAGAGACTATGCTGTTGCTGCACAAATGTTAAAGGCACTAGGAGTTAAATCTATAAAACTTTTAACAAACAATCCACTAAAAATTAATGGAATTGAAGAATATGGAATGCCTGTTGTTGAAAGAGAAGAAATTGAGATAGAACATAATAAAGTTAATAAAGTGTACCTAAAAACTAAGAAAGAAAGAATGGGACATCTTTTAAAAATAAAATAA
- a CDS encoding PD-(D/E)XK nuclease family protein, whose amino-acid sequence MEENKEFDEKDIKKAQKLLKIAKPFEKEYLLKDSPRLNILNIIEMDTKEASAHAKILEFLLDCKWETNEKETFFSSFLEKVLGFSKTKIKEFLKEKISISREHVIKNGRIDFVIESESLCIAIEMKIYASDGDRQIERYENYCKSRGKDYKIFYLTLDGHEPSEVSINSEVKCISFEDNILPWLEESLNYLKKEKYKYSFILQYIGAIKNLIEIEEANMEILNTFEEMKTTKFLNDRFKEKIQSIIVEFIEGIDKNIEKKLKDKEILKEDSFCYSRTYDFFNGTGVAGSCYRLDKIKNKDNNLDYYLVFSIEVTNDIRGSFHISQYTDDKGYTPIKLEDMEKIDSKFFNKYSEKFNNLKLLKGLNNNQYGVWFHIKNSRSQEINFKNFSDSALELVEKDIIKNEIKEITKDIWNIIKDF is encoded by the coding sequence ATGGAAGAAAATAAAGAGTTTGATGAAAAAGATATAAAAAAGGCTCAAAAATTATTAAAGATTGCTAAACCATTTGAAAAAGAATATTTATTAAAAGACAGTCCAAGATTAAATATATTAAACATAATAGAAATGGACACAAAAGAAGCTTCAGCTCATGCAAAAATTTTAGAATTTCTACTAGATTGTAAATGGGAAACAAATGAAAAAGAAACCTTTTTTTCTTCATTTTTAGAAAAAGTTTTAGGATTTTCTAAAACTAAAATAAAAGAATTTTTAAAAGAAAAAATTTCTATATCTAGAGAACATGTGATAAAAAATGGAAGAATTGACTTTGTTATTGAAAGTGAAAGTTTATGTATAGCAATTGAAATGAAAATTTATGCTAGTGATGGAGATAGACAAATAGAAAGATATGAAAATTATTGTAAAAGTAGGGGAAAAGATTATAAGATATTTTATTTAACACTTGATGGACATGAACCTAGTGAAGTAAGTATAAATTCAGAAGTAAAATGTATTAGTTTTGAAGATAATATATTACCTTGGCTAGAAGAAAGTTTAAATTATCTAAAAAAGGAAAAATATAAATATTCATTTATTTTACAGTATATAGGTGCAATTAAAAATTTAATAGAAATTGAGGAGGCAAATATGGAAATATTAAATACATTCGAAGAAATGAAAACAACAAAATTTTTAAATGATAGATTTAAGGAAAAAATACAAAGTATAATAGTTGAATTTATAGAAGGAATAGATAAAAATATAGAAAAGAAGTTAAAAGATAAGGAAATATTGAAAGAAGATTCTTTTTGTTATAGTAGAACATACGACTTTTTTAATGGAACGGGAGTAGCAGGTTCTTGTTATAGATTAGATAAAATAAAAAATAAAGATAATAATTTAGATTATTATTTAGTTTTTTCAATTGAAGTTACAAACGATATAAGAGGAAGTTTTCATATTTCTCAATATACTGATGATAAAGGATATACTCCAATTAAACTTGAGGACATGGAAAAGATTGATTCAAAATTTTTTAATAAATATAGTGAAAAATTCAATAATTTAAAACTTTTGAAAGGATTGAATAACAACCAATATGGAGTATGGTTTCATATAAAAAATAGTCGTAGTCAAGAAATTAATTTTAAAAATTTTTCTGATTCAGCATTAGAATTAGTAGAAAAAGATATAATTAAAAATGAAATTAAGGAAATAACCAAAGATATTTGGAATATAATAAAAGATTTTTAG
- a CDS encoding tetratricopeptide repeat protein, translating to MVRKLKLENYLNTEKSNDFLEMAYNAETQTKAKSYLKKALELDPDNLDAELALADISSKSQLDFLKKTEDIIAHGNKLMEEQGHFEKECIGDFWLIFETRPYMRVRYRYLMLLLECKMLKKAIHECEEMLKLCENDNLGVRYILIHLYTFWEDEKSVLNLCKKLKMLKTTQLLFPLSVLYYKLLDFKKAEKYLLELAETNKYTKEFFKAFLEERIDEFELEDYGYKPFTIDELIVTFMENLYLYCNLIEYFSWGYDILKKKR from the coding sequence ATGGTAAGAAAATTAAAGCTTGAAAATTATTTAAACACAGAAAAATCTAATGATTTTTTGGAAATGGCATATAATGCTGAAACGCAAACTAAGGCAAAAAGTTATTTAAAAAAGGCTTTAGAACTTGATCCAGATAATTTAGATGCTGAATTAGCTCTAGCAGATATTAGTTCAAAATCACAATTAGACTTTCTTAAAAAAACAGAAGATATTATTGCTCATGGTAACAAATTAATGGAAGAACAAGGGCATTTTGAAAAGGAATGTATAGGGGATTTTTGGTTAATTTTTGAAACTCGTCCTTATATGAGAGTGAGATATCGTTATTTAATGTTACTTTTAGAATGTAAAATGTTAAAAAAAGCTATACATGAATGTGAGGAAATGCTTAAATTATGTGAAAATGATAACTTGGGTGTAAGATATATTTTAATACATCTTTATACTTTTTGGGAAGATGAAAAGTCCGTTTTAAATTTATGTAAAAAACTTAAAATGTTAAAGACTACTCAATTGTTATTTCCTCTTTCTGTTCTTTATTATAAATTATTAGATTTTAAAAAGGCTGAAAAATATTTGTTAGAATTAGCTGAAACTAATAAATATACTAAAGAATTTTTTAAAGCATTTCTTGAAGAAAGAATAGATGAATTTGAATTAGAAGATTATGGTTATAAACCTTTTACAATAGATGAATTAATCGTAACCTTTATGGAAAATTTATATCTGTATTGCAATCTTATAGAATATTTCTCATGGGGATATGATATTTTAAAGAAAAAAAGATAA
- a CDS encoding cell division protein FtsZ, whose amino-acid sequence MQEKLKVITIGDYNISILKNYFKDNENIEFLKLALDESIDNLNTDFSKRDIVFLRSNAENLEKLLEVGKALKEKEIITVTVLEEKLAIENKEVLEKSINTIFPVNKKDDIENLFLELIKMIYNIIFERCYINLDVEDVKYMLKDSGISVFGSLNINKTISKEDIIKNINYPFYNKTLKDSKKILIHLDTLEDVGLAESQVIIEALRDESSKEIEDILFSLRIDSHLKNRIECSFIASVFKEV is encoded by the coding sequence ATGCAAGAAAAATTAAAAGTTATAACTATTGGTGATTATAATATCTCTATACTTAAGAACTATTTTAAAGATAATGAAAACATTGAATTTCTAAAATTAGCCTTAGATGAAAGTATAGATAATTTAAACACTGATTTTTCTAAAAGAGATATTGTATTTCTAAGAAGTAATGCTGAAAATTTAGAAAAATTATTAGAAGTAGGAAAGGCTTTAAAAGAAAAAGAAATTATCACTGTAACTGTTTTAGAAGAAAAACTTGCTATAGAAAATAAGGAAGTTTTAGAAAAATCTATTAATACTATTTTTCCAGTAAATAAAAAAGATGATATAGAAAATTTGTTTTTAGAACTTATAAAGATGATTTACAATATAATCTTTGAAAGATGCTATATAAATCTTGATGTTGAAGATGTTAAATATATGCTAAAAGATTCTGGAATAAGTGTATTTGGAAGTTTAAATATAAATAAAACTATTTCAAAAGAAGATATTATAAAAAACATAAATTATCCTTTCTATAATAAAACTTTAAAAGATTCAAAAAAGATTCTTATTCATTTAGACACTTTAGAAGATGTTGGCTTAGCAGAATCACAAGTAATTATAGAGGCATTAAGAGATGAAAGTAGTAAAGAAATAGAAGATATACTGTTTTCTTTAAGAATAGACTCTCATTTAAAAAATAGAATAGAATGTAGCTTTATAGCAAGTGTATTCAAAGAAGTATAA
- the epsC gene encoding serine O-acetyltransferase EpsC: MNIFKWLKDEFLNIQQKDPAVKSKLEIILYASFHAVLYHKLAHFLYKCKLYFLARLISQIARFLTGIEIHPGATLGRRVFFDHGMGIVIGETAIVGDDCVIFHGVTLGGLSSKKPNQTNSSKRHPTIKNNVMLGAGAKLLGDITIGENVKVGANAVVLTDVPDNAVAVGIPARIIVKE; the protein is encoded by the coding sequence GTGAATATTTTTAAATGGTTAAAAGATGAATTTTTAAATATACAACAAAAGGATCCAGCAGTAAAAAGCAAATTAGAAATAATATTATATGCTTCTTTTCATGCTGTGTTATACCATAAATTAGCTCACTTTCTTTATAAATGTAAGTTATACTTTTTAGCTAGACTTATATCACAGATAGCAAGATTTTTAACAGGAATTGAAATACATCCAGGAGCAACATTAGGAAGAAGAGTGTTCTTTGATCATGGAATGGGAATAGTGATAGGTGAAACAGCTATCGTAGGAGATGACTGTGTAATATTTCATGGAGTGACTTTAGGTGGGCTTAGTTCAAAAAAACCTAATCAAACAAATAGTAGCAAGAGACATCCTACTATAAAGAATAATGTTATGCTTGGAGCAGGAGCAAAACTTTTAGGAGATATAACTATAGGTGAAAATGTAAAAGTTGGAGCCAATGCAGTTGTTTTAACAGATGTGCCTGATAATGCTGTAGCAGTAGGAATTCCTGCTAGAATTATCGTTAAAGAGTAA